The following coding sequences lie in one Panicum virgatum strain AP13 chromosome 6N, P.virgatum_v5, whole genome shotgun sequence genomic window:
- the LOC120679941 gene encoding chorismate mutase 2, cytosolic-like — protein sequence MAVRAISTLLVCTAALLLAVVVSPSAGLSLDTVREFLTREEDTIVFSLIERARYPLNRPAYDPIHLGDGDGPGRRLNASFAELFIRESEAVQSKAGRYQSLQEIPFFAYRVPFTLAPPYNFTRELYPAAAFVNVNDAIWSMYFNELLPLLAKNGDDGNYAVTVDSDIACLQVLSRRINYGRYVAEVKFRGDQQTYTSLIQAKDRDALMKLLTSEAQEDAVKRRVEKKATVFGQSVTSDGPTETGVNNSSETNFKVDPSLVYKLYDQWVIPLTKQVEVEYLLHRLD from the exons ATGGCTGTGCGCGCGATTTCCACGCTGCTGGTGtgcacggcggcgctgctgctggccgTAGTCGTGTCGCCGTCCGCCGGGCTCAGCCTGGACACGGTGAGGGAGTTTCTGACGCGGGAGGAGGACACCATTGTCTTCAGCCTCATCGAGAGGGCGAGGTACCCGCTCAACCGGCCGGCCTACGACCCCATCcacctcggcgacggcgacggccctggccgccgcctcaACGCCTCCTTCGCCGAGCTTTTCATCCGCGAGTCCGAGGCCGTCCAATCCAAG GCCGGAAGGTACCAAAGCCTACAAGAGATTCCATTCTTCGCTTACAGAGTTCCTTTCACTCTGGCACCTCCATACAACTTCACACGC GAGTTGTATCCTGCGGCTGCCTTTGTTAACGTCAATGATGCTATTTGGAGCATGTACTTCAACGAGCTGCTCCCTCTGCTGGCCAAGAATGGCGATGATGGCAACTATGCTGTGACTGTTGATTCAGATATTGCATGTCTTCAG GTGCTTTCAAGAAGGATCAACTATGGCAGGTATGTGGCAGAAGTGAAGTTCAGAGGCGACCAGCAGACCTACACCAGTTTAATTCAGGCCAAG GACAGAGATGCTCTGATGAAACTATTGACATCTGAAGCTCAGGAAGATGCCGTAAAGAGAAGGGTAGAGAAGAAGGCCACAGTGTTTGGCCAAAGCGTAACATCAGATGGACCAACTGAAACTGGTGTTAACAACAGCAGTGAAACCAACTTCAAAGTTGACCCTTCGCTTGTTTATAAACTGTATGACCAATGGGTGATTCCGTTGACTAAACAAGTGGAGGTGGAGTACCTTCTCCATCGTCTCGATTGA